The Chryseobacterium sp. 52 genome includes a region encoding these proteins:
- a CDS encoding DinB family protein: MIKQALLGEFLHEAENTRKILKAIPDSALDWKPSEKNWTTGQLASHIAEVYNWYESTFNKDIFDMGSYQYEKGDISKAENIVAKFEENVANAQKALENSDETTYFNEWKMEMNGNVIFPPAQRIQVIRGFLYNHLYHHRGELVVYLRATGNKVPGLYGPTADDKM, from the coding sequence ATGATCAAACAAGCCCTATTAGGTGAATTTCTGCATGAAGCTGAAAACACCAGAAAAATTTTGAAAGCAATTCCGGACAGTGCCTTAGACTGGAAACCGTCTGAAAAAAACTGGACAACCGGACAGCTGGCTTCTCACATTGCTGAAGTCTACAACTGGTATGAATCTACCTTCAACAAGGATATTTTCGATATGGGAAGTTATCAATATGAAAAGGGAGATATTTCTAAAGCTGAGAATATTGTCGCAAAATTTGAAGAAAATGTAGCTAATGCTCAGAAAGCTTTAGAAAACTCTGACGAAACCACCTATTTTAATGAGTGGAAAATGGAAATGAACGGAAACGTCATTTTCCCTCCTGCTCAAAGAATACAGGTAATCAGAGGGTTTCTGTACAATCACCTGTATCATCACAGAGGTGAGTTGGTCGTTTATTTAAGAGCAACAGGAAATAAGGTTCCCGGACTTTACGGACCTACTGCTGACGATAAAATGTAA
- a CDS encoding acyl-CoA dehydrogenase family protein, with product MNTETIDNIKMIAETAREFAEKNIRPNIMEWDESQTFPKDLFHQLGEMGFMGIVVPEQYGGSGLGYHEYVTILDEISQVDPSIGLSVAAHNSLCTNHIYEFGNEEQRNKWLPQLASGKVIGAWGLTEHNTGSDSGGMSTTAVKDGDEWIISGAKNFITHAISGDIAVVMTRTGEIGAKNNSTAFVLEKGMPGFTSGKKENKLGMRASETAELIFDSVRVPDSHRLGEVGEGFKQAMKILDGGRISIAALSLGTARGAYKAALKYAKERHQFGKAIAEFQAINFMLADMATEIDAAELLIQRASTLKNAKQKMTKEGAMAKLYASEACVRISNNAVQIFGGYGYTKDFPAEKFYRDSKLCTIGEGTSEIQRMVIGRDITK from the coding sequence ATGAACACAGAGACTATTGACAACATTAAAATGATAGCAGAAACAGCAAGAGAATTTGCTGAGAAAAATATCAGACCGAATATTATGGAGTGGGACGAGAGCCAGACATTTCCAAAAGACTTATTTCACCAGTTAGGAGAAATGGGATTTATGGGAATCGTAGTTCCTGAGCAGTACGGAGGTTCTGGTCTGGGTTATCATGAATATGTTACCATTCTGGATGAGATCTCTCAGGTAGACCCGTCAATCGGTCTTTCTGTAGCGGCACACAATTCACTTTGTACCAATCATATTTATGAGTTCGGAAATGAAGAGCAGAGAAATAAGTGGCTTCCACAGCTTGCTTCCGGAAAAGTAATCGGAGCATGGGGACTTACAGAACACAATACAGGTTCTGATTCAGGAGGTATGTCTACCACAGCTGTAAAAGATGGTGATGAGTGGATCATCAGCGGCGCTAAAAACTTTATTACACACGCTATTTCAGGAGATATTGCTGTAGTAATGACCAGAACAGGGGAAATTGGAGCTAAAAATAACTCTACGGCCTTTGTTTTAGAAAAAGGAATGCCGGGCTTTACATCAGGAAAAAAAGAAAATAAATTAGGAATGCGTGCTTCTGAAACAGCTGAGCTTATTTTTGACAGCGTTCGTGTACCGGATTCACACCGTTTAGGAGAAGTTGGAGAAGGATTCAAGCAGGCCATGAAAATTTTAGATGGCGGAAGAATTTCTATCGCAGCTTTAAGTTTAGGAACTGCAAGAGGTGCTTATAAAGCGGCTTTAAAATATGCTAAAGAAAGACATCAGTTCGGAAAAGCAATTGCTGAATTCCAGGCGATCAACTTTATGCTTGCTGATATGGCTACAGAAATTGATGCTGCAGAACTTTTGATCCAAAGAGCTTCAACATTGAAAAATGCTAAGCAGAAAATGACCAAAGAAGGGGCAATGGCAAAACTATATGCTTCTGAAGCATGTGTAAGAATTTCTAATAATGCTGTTCAGATCTTCGGAGGTTATGGATATACAAAAGACTTCCCCGCTGAGAAATTCTACAGAGATTCTAAATTATGTACCATTGGTGAAGGAACTTCCGAGATCCAGAGAATGGTAATCGGTAGAGATATCACAAAATAA